One window of Athalia rosae chromosome 2, iyAthRosa1.1, whole genome shotgun sequence genomic DNA carries:
- the LOC105684670 gene encoding probable citrate synthase 2, mitochondrial has translation MLKISTGITKRQIYSRIPKSRNYAATVTGGITGIGQPQTLKVSRTRGTPSTRTDLKEALLEKIPLHYDLLRKFRTRYGNSVVSHITVNDLYQGLKGVSTAVRETSEIDPKLGVKYRGLTIPEVVALLPRRGNSPCPEAVFWLLLTGDIPSHEQTASLTADWISRRQRRREWWAEKGGGIVGTVLKTLPENVSPLGRLCVALTTLRADKHMRDALKIGATTHTHWEYTYEDCMELLATLPTIVGLVSQSKSLDHISDEGDWVDLLLDCLGNVAADDKGKKSSLGEFLRLYITVNADEDSGSPGAHMTQILGYSTLDPSQALAAGVMAYADEPQGGSMLQCMDFQAKLQNALGCEPTETAMKSYLGLLVDREILPSGYKESEFCDPRYMMLRNFARERLPDAPQIKLSRSISKVLIPMLKEAKSKNTWPEPNAIAAPIFQYYGLRDMEFNQVLLCMSRALGAVASIIWAKAINAPVERPRSHSTYTYVETQHNVQVKTKKYPVEDVKRFLK, from the exons ATGCTGAAAATATCCACGGGAATTACGAAacgtcaaatttattcaagaaTTCCAAAATCTCGAAACTATGCCGCGACAGTGACAGGTGGAATAACTGGAATCGGACAACCTCAAACTCTAAAg GTGAGCAGGACCCGAGGGACTCCGAGCACCAGAACGGACCTGAAGGAAGCCCTGTTAGAAAAAATACCCCTTCACTACGACCTGCTGCGAAAGTTTCGCACTCGTTACGGGAACTCCGTTGTCAGTCACATCACCGTAAATGACCTGTATCAAGGTTTGAAAGGTGTAAGCACTGCGGTCAGAGAAACTTCGGAAATCGATCCAAAACTTGGG GTCAAGTATCGAGGGCTCACGATCCCCGAAGTTGTCGCGCTGCTACCACGTCGGGGAAATTCACCCTGCCCGGAGGCTGTTTTCTGGCTTTTGTTGACCGGCGATATTCCGAGCCACGAACAAACCGCCTCGTTGACAGCGGATTGGATATCGAGGCGGCAGAGGCGAAGAGAATGGTGGGCAGAAAAAGGCGGAGGGATCGTCGGTACGGTTTTAAAAACTTTACCGGAAAATGTATCACCCCTCGGAAGATTGTGCGTCGCTCTGACGACTCTTCGCGCCGATAAACACATGCGAGACGCCTTGAAAATTGGAGCGACCACTCACACGCACTGGGAA tacactTACGAAGACTGCATGGAACTCTTGGCGACTTTGCCGACGATCGTGGGTCTGGTCAGCCAGTCAAAAAGTCTAGATCATATTTCCGACGAAGGAGATTGGGTCGATCTTTTACTGGACTGTCTGGGAAACGTGGCTGCGGATGacaaggggaaaaaatcatccctcGGCGAATTCCTGCGCCTCTATATTACCGTGAACGC GGACGAAGACAGCGGTTCCCCGGGCGCTCACATGACCCAAATCCTCGGATATTCGACGTTAGATCCGAGCCAGGCTTTAGCAGCGGGTGTCATGGCGTACGCCGACGAACCACAAGGTGGATCGATGCTCCAG TGCATGGACTTTCAAGCGAAACTCCAGAACGCATTGGGATGTGAGCCGACGGAAACTGCTATGAAAAGCTACCTCGGTCTCCTGGTCGATCGAGAAATACTTCCGAGCGGTTATAAAGAGTCGGAATTTTGTGACCCGAGATATATGATGTTGAGAAATTTCGCGAGAGAACGTCTACCGGATGCGCCTCAGATCAAG CTCTCTCGGTCCATTTCAAAAGTTCTGATTCCGATGCTGAAGGAAGCTAAATCGAAGAATACCTGGCCTGAGCCTAACGCGATAGCGGCTCCCATTTTTCAA TATTACGGTCTTCGAGATATGGAGTTCAATCAGGTTCTGTTGTGTATGTCCCGTGCCTTGGGGGCTGTTGCTTCCATAATTTGGGCCAAAGCCATCAACGCTCCTGTTGAACGCCCTAGGTCGCATTCCACCTACACTTACGTGGAAACCCAACATAATGTTCAagttaaaacgaaaaaatacccAGTGGAAGACGTGAAACGATTCTTAAAGTAG
- the LOC105684666 gene encoding RING finger and transmembrane domain-containing protein 2, with amino-acid sequence MTDTAMNEESGSTVETAGIPHRINMNSLRQPRQSNLLMTHTSGNTEQSSSSTVSIGGLNFSGRTAEQSRIFADNLSTALQEIRPLLEQARAPHEIVLTSWLNRQTQQETPPSTADSYVINLNDQPSTSNIESHQQSSHDHRHHHHRTATDNFLNNIREAANAESQNNNNNAEEGPTDARHISPETRALLEIVQKYVPFVMILLAKCIYDHRAGILHFIALLITFIYTNNNLKLEIAKQQNRSRMVLLVVLFYIIGCIIFIDYMFEEHKLYLSLVLIPSYTQPITLWELLWSVAITDYILKLITIVFKVILTCLPVRILAFPKRGKYYLMIEATSQLYRSIATIQPWLYYLLEAYQGPEKVLGVFLSAAYMVSKGSDLVSRGKLFRTATWKLLQNVNIGVSPSKEQLTAAGGICAICHEEYATPVRLRCKHIFCETCVSTWLDRESTCPLCRAPITDDPVYRDGHTTSFIQLY; translated from the exons ATGACGGATACTGCGATGAACGAGGAGTCTGGAAGTACCGTTGAAACTGCAGGGATACCACATAGAATTAATATGAACAGCTTACGGCAGCCAAGACAGTCCAATTTGTTAATGACTCACACCTCAGGCAATACGGAGCAGTCTTCTTCCTCAACTGTTAGCATAGGAGGATTGAATTTTAGTGGCCGAACTGCTGAACAATCGAGAATATTTGCTGATAACCTTTCAACAGCACTACAAGAGATTCGTCCACTACTTGAGCAGGCTCGAGCG CCACATGAGATTGTTTTAACATCATGGCTCAATCGCCAAACTCAGCAGGAGACACCTCCGTCGACAGCTGATAGCTATGTGATAAATCTAAATGATCAACCATCTACCAGTAACATTGAATCCCACCAGCAATCTAGCCATGATCATCGTCACCATCATCACAGAACAGCAACagacaattttttgaacaacaTTCGCGAAGCTGCCAATGCAGAAAgtcaaaataataacaataacgctGAAGAAGGGCCAACGGACGCCCGACACATAAGTCCGGAGACTAGAGCTTTGTTAGAAATTGTACAGAAATATGTTCCTTTCGTAATGATACTGCTTGCCAAATGCATTTATGATCATCGAGCTGGGATATTACATTTTATAGCTTTATTAATAACgtttatttatacaaataaCAATTTGAAACTCGAAATAGCTAAGCAACAGAATAGAAGTCGGATGGTATTGttagttgttttattttatatcatagGTTGTATCATCTTTATCGATTACATGTTTGAAGAACATAAACTCTATCTGAGTTTAGTTTTAATACCATCTTATACACAACCTATTACACTCTGGGAGCTTTTATGGTCTGTCGCGATCACCGATTACATTTTAAAGTTGATTACCATCGTATTCAAAGTTATTTTGACTTGTCTGCCCGTCAGGATACTCGCATTCCCCAAACGA GGTAAATACTATCTCATGATAGAAGCTACCTCGCAATTGTATCGATCCATTGCGACCATCCAACCATGGTTGTATTACTTGCTAGAAGCGTATCAAGGTCCAGAAAAAGTCTTAGGGGTATTTTTGTCAGCTGCATACATGGTCAGCAAAGGTAGCGACCTTGTATCACGTGGAAAACTTTTTCGTACGGCAACATGGAAGTTGCTTCAGAACGTG AACATAGGCGTCTCACCATCTAAAGAACAGCTTACAGCGGCTGGAGGGATCTGCGCGATTTGTCATGAAGAATATGCAACGCCTGTGAGATTACGCTGCAAACATATTTTTTGCGAAACTTGTGTGTCGACATGGTTGGACAGAGAATCTACATGCCCATTGTGTCGGGCTCCTATCACAGATGATCCAGTATATCGAGACGGACACACAACGTCCTTCATTCAGTTGTACTGA
- the LOC105684668 gene encoding uncharacterized protein DDB_G0271670 has protein sequence MGDSAKHNSRSKERSRSRSGPSKKKKSKRAASSSSSSSDNGSDVSVKRKTSCSKDKRKKSRRYSSSSSSSSSSSSSSSSSEHRKDSPQKNTKAFKNSEPVVEPTEYKSGNRGRSQERSSHDWRKTNDDNSRSTSRPDRRNDHLPSKEFQDYNTEKFIHRQRNSYQTDRRPNRSGSRDRRPDRSGNYRNQRNNAGFRSNINDRNFRGARYNRGRYDFGEHRSRGDQRNFRKTEDYKFSGFDASKQSDGYAKKEDYEEPMKPVRKNEDPPKIQQHQSRDHSLSSSKTAKKSKKRKSRSSSSSSSSSSSSSSSSDDSRAERKRKKRKKIALKIKKAEKKQRKKEKKLKKKLKKNKLKITAKEQKIVTLDEPSTDRLLKDIPVKVTERAKAMAPMTKEQWEKKQSIIRRVYDEETGRHRLIKGDGEVLEEIVSRDRHREINRQATRGDGEYFQSQLRLSK, from the exons ATGGGAGATTCTGCGAAGCATAACTCACGCTCAAAAGAACGCTCGCGTTCGCGTTCAGGAccaagtaagaagaaaaagtctAAACGAGCTGCCAGTTCCTCATCAAGTAGCTCTGACAACGGTTCGGATGTTTCTGTCAAAAGGAAAACCTCCTGTTCCaaagacaaaagaaagaaGTCAAGACGCTACAGTAGTAGCTCTTCAAGTAGCAGTTCAAGCTCGTCGAGCAGTTCCAGTTCAGAGCATCGCAAGGACAGTCCtcaaaaaaataccaaagcaTTCAAGAACTCCGAACCTGTTGTTGAACCAACGGAATATAAAAGTGGTAATCGTGGAAGGAGTCAGGAAAGGTCGAGTCATGACtggagaaaaacaaatgatGACAATAGCCGATCTACTAGCCGTCCTGATAGAAGAAATGATCATCTGCCGTCCAAAGAGTTCCAGGATTACAACacagaaaaattcattcatcgtCAACGTAATTCATACCAAACAGACAGACGACCTAATCGTTCTGGCAGTAGAGACAGGCGTCCAGATCGATCTGGAAATTATCGCAATCAGAGAAATAATGCAGGTTTCAGATCAAATATTAATGATCGTAATTTTAGAGGTGCAAGGTACAACCGAGGAAGATACGATTTTGGTGAACATAGAAGCAGGGGAGATCAGCGAAACTTTAGAAAGACCGAAGACTATAAATTTTCAGGTTTTGATGCTTCTAAGCAGTCTGATGGTTATGCTAAAAAAGAGGATTATGAAGAGCCTATGAAAcctgtaagaaaaaatgaggacCCACCAAAAATTCAGCAGCACCAATCAAGAGATCATAGTCTATCGTCCAGCAAAACTGCaaagaaatcaaagaaacGTAAATCAAGAAGTAGTTCAtccagcagtagcagcagtagtagcagcagtagcagcagtgATGATTCTAGAGCTGAGAGGAAGCGtaagaaacgtaaaaaaattgctctaaaaattaagaaagcagagaaaaaacaaagaaagaaagagaagaaattgaaaaaaaagctgaaaaaaaataaattaaaaatcacaGCTAAAGAACAGAAGATTGTAACACTGGATGAGCCATCTACAGATAGACTGTTGAAAGATATACCTGTAAAAGTGACGGAACGGGCTAAGGCAATGGCTCCTATGACCAAGGAGCAATGGGAAAAGAAGCAAAGCATTATTAGAAGAGTTTACGATGAAGAAACTGGACGACATAG GTTGATCAAAGGCGATGGTGAAGTATTGGAGGAGATAGTCAGCCGCGACCGTCATAGGGAGATAAACAGGCAGGCGACACGAGGAGATGGAGAATATTTTCAGTCTCAACTAAGGCTTTCTAAGTGA
- the LOC105684669 gene encoding fructose-bisphosphate aldolase-like isoform X1, protein MARMGGKCCCKKTPTTDVYKKPDSALRAELQKITEALTAPGKGILAADESPVSLTKRFQDLNLENNETLRRDYRLMLFSAEKNQISQYISGVILHNETVYQKASSDTEFPEFLRKRNIIPGIKVDKGLVEMFGSDNETTTQGLDDLLERCIDYKKKGCHFAKWRCTFRITDTLPSRQAIEENSNILARYASICQSARLVPIVEPEVLTTGGHSLARSQQVHEEIFSALYRAMILHHVFIEGTILKPSMILPGVENGDSCSPQLIAEATLTTLMRTVPCAVPAVTFLSGGQSDEASTINLNAINSFKGKKPWTLTFCYGRALQMSALKIWNGDSSRVKDAQAEFLRRAKACSSAALGKYNEEGIDCGEIAPCKITA, encoded by the exons ATGGCTCGGATGGGTGGAAAGTGCTGTTGTAAAAAG ACGCCGACGACTGATGTTTACAAAAAGCCGGATTCAGCCTTAAGGGCGGAATTACAAAAGATCACGGAGGCTTTAACAGCCCCGGGTAAAGGAATCCTCGCAGCTGACGAGTCACctgtttctcttaccaaaagaTTCCAAGATTTGAACTTAGAAAACAACGAAACACTCAGAAGGGATTACAGACTGATGCTATTTTCGGCGGAAAAG AATCAAATATCGCAGTACATCAGCGGCGTGATTCTCCACAACGAAACTGTTTACCAAAAAGCATCCAGCGATACCGAGTTTCCCGAATTCCTTCGAAAAAGGAACATCATTCCAGGTATCAAGGTTGACAAAGGTCTCGTGGAGATGTTCGGTTCAGACAACGAGACCACGACACAAGGGCTGGACGATCTTCTCGAACGATGCATCGATTACAAGAAAAAAGGCTGTCACTTCGCAAAGTGGAGATGCACATTTCGCATCACTGATACGCTACCCAGTCGACAAGCCATCGAAGAAAACTCTAACATCTTGGCAAG GTACGCGAGCATCTGTCAGAGTGCAAGATTGGTTCCAATAGTGGAACCGGAAGTCCTGACTACCGGTGGTCATAGTTTGGCCAGAAGCCAGCAGGTCCACGAAGAGATTTTCTCCGCTCTCTATCGCGCTATGATCCTGCACCACGTTTTCATCGAAGGAACAATTTTGAAGCCATCGATGATCCTGCCAGGAGTCGAAAATGGCGACTCATGCAGCCCGCAA CTAATTGCTGAAGCAACGTTAACCACGTTAATGAGAACCGTACCGTGCGCCGTTCCAGCTGTCACATTTCTGAGCGGCGGTCAAAGCGACGAGGCAtcgacgataaatttgaaTGCAATTAATTCGTTCAAGGGTAAAAAGCCCTGGACTCTCACTTTTTGTTACGGACGCGCTCTTCAG ATGTCGGCGTTGAAAATATGGAACGGCGATTCTTCACGGGTGAAAGATGCCCAAGCTGAGTTCTTGCGAAGGGCTAAAGCGTGCTCTTCGGCAGCTTTAGGAAAGTATAACGAAGAGGGCATTGACTGCGGCGAAATAGCTCCGTGTAAAATTACGGCTTGA
- the LOC105684669 gene encoding fructose-bisphosphate aldolase-like isoform X2: MLFSAEKNQISQYISGVILHNETVYQKASSDTEFPEFLRKRNIIPGIKVDKGLVEMFGSDNETTTQGLDDLLERCIDYKKKGCHFAKWRCTFRITDTLPSRQAIEENSNILARYASICQSARLVPIVEPEVLTTGGHSLARSQQVHEEIFSALYRAMILHHVFIEGTILKPSMILPGVENGDSCSPQLIAEATLTTLMRTVPCAVPAVTFLSGGQSDEASTINLNAINSFKGKKPWTLTFCYGRALQMSALKIWNGDSSRVKDAQAEFLRRAKACSSAALGKYNEEGIDCGEIAPCKITA, translated from the exons ATGCTATTTTCGGCGGAAAAG AATCAAATATCGCAGTACATCAGCGGCGTGATTCTCCACAACGAAACTGTTTACCAAAAAGCATCCAGCGATACCGAGTTTCCCGAATTCCTTCGAAAAAGGAACATCATTCCAGGTATCAAGGTTGACAAAGGTCTCGTGGAGATGTTCGGTTCAGACAACGAGACCACGACACAAGGGCTGGACGATCTTCTCGAACGATGCATCGATTACAAGAAAAAAGGCTGTCACTTCGCAAAGTGGAGATGCACATTTCGCATCACTGATACGCTACCCAGTCGACAAGCCATCGAAGAAAACTCTAACATCTTGGCAAG GTACGCGAGCATCTGTCAGAGTGCAAGATTGGTTCCAATAGTGGAACCGGAAGTCCTGACTACCGGTGGTCATAGTTTGGCCAGAAGCCAGCAGGTCCACGAAGAGATTTTCTCCGCTCTCTATCGCGCTATGATCCTGCACCACGTTTTCATCGAAGGAACAATTTTGAAGCCATCGATGATCCTGCCAGGAGTCGAAAATGGCGACTCATGCAGCCCGCAA CTAATTGCTGAAGCAACGTTAACCACGTTAATGAGAACCGTACCGTGCGCCGTTCCAGCTGTCACATTTCTGAGCGGCGGTCAAAGCGACGAGGCAtcgacgataaatttgaaTGCAATTAATTCGTTCAAGGGTAAAAAGCCCTGGACTCTCACTTTTTGTTACGGACGCGCTCTTCAG ATGTCGGCGTTGAAAATATGGAACGGCGATTCTTCACGGGTGAAAGATGCCCAAGCTGAGTTCTTGCGAAGGGCTAAAGCGTGCTCTTCGGCAGCTTTAGGAAAGTATAACGAAGAGGGCATTGACTGCGGCGAAATAGCTCCGTGTAAAATTACGGCTTGA
- the LOC105684633 gene encoding fructose-bisphosphate aldolase isoform X2 — protein sequence MVAEKYASAEPELKKELKEIAERIVSTGKGILAADESTATIGKRLQDINVENNEANRKAYRQLLFTTDKEVISQHVSGVILFHETLYQKADDGTPFVELLAQRNIIPGIKVDKGVVPLFGTKDECTTQGLDDLQARCIQYKKDGCHFAKWRCVLKITKDTPSQLAILENANVLARYASICQSARIVPIVEPEILPDGDHDLARCQQVTEQVLAAVYKALADHHVYLEGTLLKPNMVTPGQSCPKRASPQEIAAATVTALSRTVPPAVTGVTFLSGGQSEEEASVNLDAINKFPGKKPWALTFSYGRALQASVLRAWAGKPDQIVAGQQELIKRAKANSDAAQGKYAGGVASLAGDAGLFVANHAY from the exons ATGGTCGCCGAAAAGTACGCCAGCGCCGAGCCCGAGCTGAAGAAGGAGTTGAAGGAGATCGCCGAGAGGATCGTTTCCACCGGCAAGGGTATTTTGGCCGCCGACGAGTCGACCGCGACAATCGGAAAACGTCTTCAGGACATCAACGTCGAGAACAACGAAGCGAACCGCAAGGCCTACCGCCAGCTCCTCTTCACCACCGACAAG GAAGTGATCAGCCAGCACGTATCCGGTGTGATTCTCTTCCACGAGACGCTCTACCAGAAGGCCGACGACGGCACTCCGTTCGTCGAGCTGTTGGCTCAGCGCAACATAATCCCCGGTATCAAGGTCGACAAGGGCGTCGTACCCCTCTTCGGCACCAAAGACGAGTGCACCACCCAGGGACTGGACGATCTGCAGGCGCGTTGCATTCAGTACAAGAAAGACGGATGTCACTTCGCCAAATGGCGTTGCGTACTGAAAATCACAAAGGACACACCCAGCCAGCTGGCGATCCTGGAGAACGCGAACGTCCTCGCGCGTTACGCCAGCATATGCCAGAGCGCGCGTATCGTGCCGATCGTCGAACCCGAAATTCTTCCCGACGGTGACCACGATCTCGCCAGATGCCAACAAGTCACCGAGCAAGTCCTGGCCGCCGTTTACAAG GCCCTAGCTGACCACCACGTCTACCTCGAGGGAACCCTCTTGAAGCCGAACATGGTGACACCCGGTCAGAGTTGCCCCAAGAGAGCCTCGCCCCAGGAGATCGCCGCGGCTACCGTTACCGCTCTTTCGCGCACCGTGCCCCCCGCGGTGACCGGCGTCACTTTCCTCAGCGGTGGACAATCCGAAGAGGAGGCCTCCGTCAATCTTGACGCCATCAACAAGTTCCCCGGCAAGAAACCCTGGGCATTGACTTTCAGCTACGGGCGCGCCCTTCAAGCTTCCGTTCTCCGCGCGTGGGCCGGTAAACCCGATCAGATCGTTGCCGGACAACAAGAACTCATCAAGAGAGCCAAG GCAAACAGCGATGCTGCCCAAGGAAAGTACGCTGGTGGAGTAGCCAGCCTCGCAGGAGACGCAGGACTCTTCGTAGCTAACCACGCgtattaa
- the LOC105684633 gene encoding fructose-bisphosphate aldolase isoform X1 has translation MVAEKYASAEPELKKELKEIAERIVSTGKGILAADESTATIGKRLQDINVENNEANRKAYRQLLFTTDKEVISQHVSGVILFHETLYQKADDGTPFVELLAQRNIIPGIKVDKGVVPLFGTKDECTTQGLDDLQARCIQYKKDGCHFAKWRCVLKITKDTPSQLAILENANVLARYASICQSARIVPIVEPEILPDGDHDLARCQQVTEQVLAAVYKALADHHVYLEGTLLKPNMVTPGQSCPKRASPQEIAAATVTALSRTVPPAVTGVTFLSGGQSEEEASVNLDAINKFPGKKPWALTFSYGRALQASVLRAWAGKPDQIVAGQQELIKRAKANGAACQGKYVAGSISSTAGGSSLFVKSHAY, from the exons ATGGTCGCCGAAAAGTACGCCAGCGCCGAGCCCGAGCTGAAGAAGGAGTTGAAGGAGATCGCCGAGAGGATCGTTTCCACCGGCAAGGGTATTTTGGCCGCCGACGAGTCGACCGCGACAATCGGAAAACGTCTTCAGGACATCAACGTCGAGAACAACGAAGCGAACCGCAAGGCCTACCGCCAGCTCCTCTTCACCACCGACAAG GAAGTGATCAGCCAGCACGTATCCGGTGTGATTCTCTTCCACGAGACGCTCTACCAGAAGGCCGACGACGGCACTCCGTTCGTCGAGCTGTTGGCTCAGCGCAACATAATCCCCGGTATCAAGGTCGACAAGGGCGTCGTACCCCTCTTCGGCACCAAAGACGAGTGCACCACCCAGGGACTGGACGATCTGCAGGCGCGTTGCATTCAGTACAAGAAAGACGGATGTCACTTCGCCAAATGGCGTTGCGTACTGAAAATCACAAAGGACACACCCAGCCAGCTGGCGATCCTGGAGAACGCGAACGTCCTCGCGCGTTACGCCAGCATATGCCAGAGCGCGCGTATCGTGCCGATCGTCGAACCCGAAATTCTTCCCGACGGTGACCACGATCTCGCCAGATGCCAACAAGTCACCGAGCAAGTCCTGGCCGCCGTTTACAAG GCCCTAGCTGACCACCACGTCTACCTCGAGGGAACCCTCTTGAAGCCGAACATGGTGACACCCGGTCAGAGTTGCCCCAAGAGAGCCTCGCCCCAGGAGATCGCCGCGGCTACCGTTACCGCTCTTTCGCGCACCGTGCCCCCCGCGGTGACCGGCGTCACTTTCCTCAGCGGTGGACAATCCGAAGAGGAGGCCTCCGTCAATCTTGACGCCATCAACAAGTTCCCCGGCAAGAAACCCTGGGCATTGACTTTCAGCTACGGGCGCGCCCTTCAAGCTTCCGTTCTCCGCGCGTGGGCCGGTAAACCCGATCAGATCGTTGCCGGACAACAAGAACTCATCAAGAGAGCCAAG GCAAACGGCGCCGCTTGTCAAGGCAAGTACGTAGCAGGCAGTATTTCGAGTACAGCTGGCGGCTCTTCACTTTTCGTCAAATCGCACGCCTACTAA